Proteins from one Salmo salar chromosome ssa07, Ssal_v3.1, whole genome shotgun sequence genomic window:
- the LOC106594600 gene encoding E3 ubiquitin-protein ligase Mdm2 isoform X1 — protein MSLSLFKSGGDGEVVPNATSRPQALYIHNMKGVKDRMAENCERMSEWHRSSSQINTLDNDKLVRPKEKLHILLQQAGADKDVFTMKEVIFYLGQYIMKKQLYDMKQQHIVHCADDPLGAVLGVDSFSVKEPRVLFAMITQNLLAVKNQESQSVFTEPRSQSEPDRGPKETDSDCHSSSTSERRRRRRSSDPDGTSSTQEEDGCESRKRHRSDSFSLTFDDSMSWCVIGGLRRDRRSSESSDSHSNTEVGSLVSDVCDDVLSQDLDSDSDNFSVEFEVESIDSDAYSDPEEASVSGEDEVYEVTIFEAEEEDSFDDDTEITEADYWKCSKCEELNPPLPRNCNRCWTLRMDWFPESDSNSATTTLKPLPPKPSPAPTEPDETEGLDVPDGKRAKSPLPLLKDSQDLVSVSGPDSQDSACSSQPSTSSSNSNGVGSGSSSSAPFSQEVMVPDLERFNSLEAHLPASCLEPCVICQTRPKNGCIVHGRTGHLMACYTCARKLKKRNKLCPVCREPIQSVVLIYLS, from the exons ATGTCTCTGAGCCTATTTAAATCCGGGGGAGACGGGGAAGTGGTTCCTAATGCTACCAGCCGACCTCAAGCACTTTATATACACAATATGAAGGGG GTGAAAGACAGAATGGCAGAGAATTGTGAGAGAATGTCAGAATGGCATAGAAGTAGTTCCCAAATAAATACGTTGGACAATGACAAACTT GTAAGACCAAAAGAGAAACTGCATATCTTATTACAGCAGGCAGGTGCAGACAAAGACGTTTTCACCATGAAAGAG GTGATATTCTACCTGGGGCAGTACATCATGAAGAAACAGCTTTATGACATGAAGCAGCAACACATAGTGCACTGTGCTGATGACCCCCTGGGGGCTGTACTGGGAGTGGACAGCTTCTCTGTTAAAGAACCACG AGTCCTCTTCGCTATGATCACACAAAATCTCCTAGCAGTGAAAAATCAAG AATCCCAATCTGTCTTCACGGAACCCAGGAGCCAGAGTGAACCGGATAGAGGGCCTAAG GAGACAGACTCAGACTGTCATTCATCATCTACCTCAGAacgcaggaggaggaggaggagtagtgaCCCTG ATGGAACATCATCGACACAAGAGGAGGACGGGTGTGAGTCCAGGAAGAGACATAGGTCAGACAGCTTTTCTCTGACCTTTGATGACAGCATGTCCTGGTGTGTGATTGGAGGCCTGAGACGAGACCGTAGGAGCAGCGAGTCTTCAGACTCACACAGTAACACT GAAGTAGGTTCATTGGTCAGTGACGTGTGTGACGATGTTCTGAGCCAGGATCTGGACTCAGACTCTGATAACTTCAGCGTGGAGTTTGAGGTGGAGTCCATCGACTCGGATGCCTACAGCGATCCCGAAGAGGCTTCAGTGTCTGGAGAGGACGAG GTGTATGAAGTCACCATCTTTGAAGCAGAGGAGGAGGACTCGTTCGATGACGACACTGAAATCACGGAAGCA GACTACTGGAAGTGCTCAAAGTGTGAGGAGTTGAACCCTCCCCTCCCCCGTAACTGTAACCGCTGCTGGACACTAAGAATGGATTGGTTTCCTGAGTCTGACAGCAACTCTGCTACCACCACCCTCAAACCCTTACCCCCCAAGCCTTCCCCAGCCCCGACAGAGCCCGACGAGACCGAAGGACTGGATGTCCCTGATGGGAAGAGAGCCAAGTCGCCCCTTCCCCTCCTCAAAGACTCCCAGGACTTGGTGTCCGTCTCTGGTCCCGATTCCCAAGACTCGGCCTGCTCCTCCCAGCCCTCCACCTCTTCTTCGAACTCCAATGGTGTAGGCTCAGGATCGTCCTCTAGCGCCCCCTTCAGCCAAGAAGTGATGGTACCAGACCTGGAGCGTTTCAACAGCCTGGAGGCTCACCTCCCCGCCAGCTGCCTGGAGCCCTGCGTCATCTGTCAGACCAGGCCCAAGAACGGCTGCATCGTCCACGGACGCACCGGACACCTCATGGCCTGTTACACCTGCGCCAGGAAACTGAAGAAGAGGAACAAGCTGTGTCCTGTCTGCAGGGAGCCTATCCAGTCTGTCGTCCTAATTTATCTCAGCTGA
- the LOC106594600 gene encoding E3 ubiquitin-protein ligase Mdm2 isoform X2, protein MAENCERMSEWHRSSSQINTLDNDKLVRPKEKLHILLQQAGADKDVFTMKEVIFYLGQYIMKKQLYDMKQQHIVHCADDPLGAVLGVDSFSVKEPRVLFAMITQNLLAVKNQESQSVFTEPRSQSEPDRGPKETDSDCHSSSTSERRRRRRSSDPDGTSSTQEEDGCESRKRHRSDSFSLTFDDSMSWCVIGGLRRDRRSSESSDSHSNTEVGSLVSDVCDDVLSQDLDSDSDNFSVEFEVESIDSDAYSDPEEASVSGEDEVYEVTIFEAEEEDSFDDDTEITEADYWKCSKCEELNPPLPRNCNRCWTLRMDWFPESDSNSATTTLKPLPPKPSPAPTEPDETEGLDVPDGKRAKSPLPLLKDSQDLVSVSGPDSQDSACSSQPSTSSSNSNGVGSGSSSSAPFSQEVMVPDLERFNSLEAHLPASCLEPCVICQTRPKNGCIVHGRTGHLMACYTCARKLKKRNKLCPVCREPIQSVVLIYLS, encoded by the exons ATGGCAGAGAATTGTGAGAGAATGTCAGAATGGCATAGAAGTAGTTCCCAAATAAATACGTTGGACAATGACAAACTT GTAAGACCAAAAGAGAAACTGCATATCTTATTACAGCAGGCAGGTGCAGACAAAGACGTTTTCACCATGAAAGAG GTGATATTCTACCTGGGGCAGTACATCATGAAGAAACAGCTTTATGACATGAAGCAGCAACACATAGTGCACTGTGCTGATGACCCCCTGGGGGCTGTACTGGGAGTGGACAGCTTCTCTGTTAAAGAACCACG AGTCCTCTTCGCTATGATCACACAAAATCTCCTAGCAGTGAAAAATCAAG AATCCCAATCTGTCTTCACGGAACCCAGGAGCCAGAGTGAACCGGATAGAGGGCCTAAG GAGACAGACTCAGACTGTCATTCATCATCTACCTCAGAacgcaggaggaggaggaggagtagtgaCCCTG ATGGAACATCATCGACACAAGAGGAGGACGGGTGTGAGTCCAGGAAGAGACATAGGTCAGACAGCTTTTCTCTGACCTTTGATGACAGCATGTCCTGGTGTGTGATTGGAGGCCTGAGACGAGACCGTAGGAGCAGCGAGTCTTCAGACTCACACAGTAACACT GAAGTAGGTTCATTGGTCAGTGACGTGTGTGACGATGTTCTGAGCCAGGATCTGGACTCAGACTCTGATAACTTCAGCGTGGAGTTTGAGGTGGAGTCCATCGACTCGGATGCCTACAGCGATCCCGAAGAGGCTTCAGTGTCTGGAGAGGACGAG GTGTATGAAGTCACCATCTTTGAAGCAGAGGAGGAGGACTCGTTCGATGACGACACTGAAATCACGGAAGCA GACTACTGGAAGTGCTCAAAGTGTGAGGAGTTGAACCCTCCCCTCCCCCGTAACTGTAACCGCTGCTGGACACTAAGAATGGATTGGTTTCCTGAGTCTGACAGCAACTCTGCTACCACCACCCTCAAACCCTTACCCCCCAAGCCTTCCCCAGCCCCGACAGAGCCCGACGAGACCGAAGGACTGGATGTCCCTGATGGGAAGAGAGCCAAGTCGCCCCTTCCCCTCCTCAAAGACTCCCAGGACTTGGTGTCCGTCTCTGGTCCCGATTCCCAAGACTCGGCCTGCTCCTCCCAGCCCTCCACCTCTTCTTCGAACTCCAATGGTGTAGGCTCAGGATCGTCCTCTAGCGCCCCCTTCAGCCAAGAAGTGATGGTACCAGACCTGGAGCGTTTCAACAGCCTGGAGGCTCACCTCCCCGCCAGCTGCCTGGAGCCCTGCGTCATCTGTCAGACCAGGCCCAAGAACGGCTGCATCGTCCACGGACGCACCGGACACCTCATGGCCTGTTACACCTGCGCCAGGAAACTGAAGAAGAGGAACAAGCTGTGTCCTGTCTGCAGGGAGCCTATCCAGTCTGTCGTCCTAATTTATCTCAGCTGA